A single window of Nocardioides kongjuensis DNA harbors:
- a CDS encoding alpha/beta fold hydrolase, with protein sequence MLPSIAVRHLSGRPARPLLVVGPSLGTTVDRLWGPVASRLPGWNVLGWDLPGHGASPAVDRLTPGFSAEGLAAAVLAAVSETAGRDVPFAYAGDSVGGAVGLQLALDDPERVSSLAVLCSEAAFGTWSTWPERAALVRAEGMTPMVASSPARWFGSALADDDPRRAAAATDLAAVDPESYARVCEALAGFDVRPRLAEVGVPLLAVAGADDLATPPAVLAGLADAVPAGRLEVLPGVGHLAPYEAPDQVAALLLAHLGAREPASA encoded by the coding sequence ATGCTGCCCTCGATCGCGGTGCGTCACCTGTCCGGCAGGCCGGCCCGGCCGTTGCTGGTCGTCGGGCCCTCCCTCGGTACGACGGTCGACCGGCTCTGGGGTCCGGTGGCCTCCCGGCTCCCCGGGTGGAACGTGCTCGGCTGGGACCTGCCCGGCCACGGCGCGAGCCCGGCGGTCGACCGGCTGACTCCCGGCTTCTCCGCCGAGGGGCTCGCGGCGGCCGTGCTGGCAGCGGTGTCCGAGACGGCCGGTCGCGACGTCCCGTTCGCGTACGCGGGCGACTCGGTCGGCGGTGCCGTGGGGCTCCAGCTCGCGCTCGACGACCCCGAGCGGGTCAGCTCGCTGGCCGTGCTGTGCAGCGAGGCCGCCTTCGGCACCTGGTCCACGTGGCCGGAGCGGGCCGCGCTGGTCCGCGCCGAGGGGATGACGCCGATGGTCGCCTCCTCCCCCGCACGCTGGTTCGGCTCCGCGCTCGCCGACGACGACCCACGCCGCGCGGCTGCGGCGACCGACCTGGCCGCGGTCGACCCCGAGAGCTACGCCCGCGTCTGCGAGGCGCTGGCCGGCTTCGACGTGCGCCCACGGCTCGCCGAGGTGGGCGTCCCGCTGCTCGCGGTCGCCGGCGCCGACGACCTCGCGACACCTCCGGCGGTGCTGGCCGGGCTCGCGGACGCCGTACCGGCCGGCCGGCTGGAGGTGCTGCCGGGTGTCGGACACCTGGCGCCGTACGAGGCACCGGACCAGGTCGCCGCGCTGCTCCTGGCCCACCTCGGCGCGCGCGAGCCGGCGAGCGCCTGA
- the catC gene encoding muconolactone Delta-isomerase, with amino-acid sequence MLFCVRMDVSIPRDLDPAEREDTVARERAYSQELQRSGEWAHIWRIVGLYSNISIFDVDSNARLHEILSNLPLFPYMSIEVTALTEHPSAI; translated from the coding sequence ATGCTCTTCTGTGTCCGGATGGACGTCTCGATCCCGCGCGACCTCGACCCTGCAGAGAGGGAGGACACGGTCGCGCGGGAGAGGGCGTACTCCCAGGAGCTGCAGCGCAGCGGCGAGTGGGCGCACATCTGGCGCATCGTCGGGCTGTACTCCAACATCAGCATCTTCGACGTCGACTCGAACGCGCGCCTGCACGAGATCTTGTCGAACCTGCCGCTGTTCCCCTACATGAGCATCGAGGTCACCGCGCTGACCGAGCACCCGTCGGCGATCTGA
- a CDS encoding chorismate mutase, whose protein sequence is MSADDARAELHRLRSSIDNLDAALVHLLAERFKCTEAVGRLKARAAMPPADPAREAVQIARLRSMAESSGLDPHFAEKILNVIIAEVIRNHEQFAEENED, encoded by the coding sequence GTGAGTGCTGACGACGCCCGGGCCGAGCTCCACCGACTCCGGTCGAGCATCGACAACCTCGACGCCGCCCTCGTGCACCTGCTGGCCGAGCGGTTCAAGTGCACCGAGGCGGTCGGTCGCCTCAAGGCGCGCGCCGCGATGCCGCCGGCCGATCCCGCTCGCGAGGCGGTCCAGATCGCCCGGCTGCGGTCGATGGCGGAGAGCTCGGGGCTCGACCCCCACTTCGCCGAGAAGATCCTCAACGTGATCATCGCGGAGGTCATCCGCAACCACGAGCAGTTCGCCGAGGAGAACGAGGACTGA